A single region of the Corallococcus macrosporus genome encodes:
- a CDS encoding Ig-like domain-containing protein, with protein sequence MPVFHGARRLALCLLTFVLACSSTEPDPKPGEDDDSGKVAALTLTPNGATLLVGETLTLAAQALDESGQTLKNVQVTWSSYLPEYATVADGRVTGVAPGGTVITARVGSVSTTLSVVVMPGDASLPSSDEVLTSAHESGIINDEELLAYRVYAAFSDPRLPLQYKARVEPGFDVTPLEDLHSRFDDLSAPMQEALGMYLLRPDDPGSWLNAPLPDARLRSMGRPTCRPSTDRWDSPSKSFSKVKVWYQYTVPGQREQAVLLDEAMEKEIWPKLMALGLKAPLTDEANAGCNGGSPQLDIYLTPNMAGRGLTLPDQLANTQAPTYILLWDGLTGDDLKAAATHELMHAIQWSYKTKAWQRDYGWIRDATANWAIDHVYGQQPQLEHDYANCFMSSPDLPLEDRSEGHCTSAAAGSKAARDYGAYLFFQFLAKKHGPNVVVAALEKLTTETSSLTAVDAVVPGKLEKVWPEFAKVLWNQAPIDAKADSFAKWDQLKEKVKFHAIKGDLAGAPELKEDLHDELKNLSSHYEHFTFSDPNTRSMIFHNGWFKNITESKEPVKVLALWNDASGTWHEEDWSNYEYVGLCRDMKSQRAQDLIIITSNAKFEPNGGGSLKAQKTPYLKRSNVGCWKYKGTTKAVLVGVGWSGGRHLLETNVEFQVLGGFATADYDHPNLPNTKRLGAFMIMPPTGDFTLDIDYTSGGCRYTHGPTKYSLIASGGVMLMNPFNELKSPDPDTQWWLSHASRSYTSALSDGRFVDVAVSGGPDCRGTVKDVPGNILFTDAGSPPLAKPNGELSGTFPYSDTVFTWTLQPQTEP encoded by the coding sequence ATGCCTGTGTTTCATGGAGCCCGCCGGCTCGCGCTGTGCCTGCTCACGTTCGTTCTCGCCTGCTCTTCCACTGAACCGGATCCGAAGCCCGGGGAGGACGACGACAGCGGCAAGGTCGCCGCGCTCACCCTCACCCCGAACGGGGCGACGCTCCTGGTGGGCGAGACGCTGACCCTGGCCGCGCAGGCGCTCGATGAGAGCGGCCAGACGCTCAAGAACGTCCAGGTGACCTGGTCCTCCTACCTGCCCGAGTACGCCACCGTGGCCGACGGCCGGGTGACCGGCGTAGCCCCTGGCGGCACTGTCATCACCGCCAGGGTGGGTTCGGTGAGCACGACCCTGTCGGTCGTCGTGATGCCGGGCGACGCGTCCCTTCCGTCGAGCGACGAGGTCCTGACGTCCGCGCACGAGTCAGGCATCATCAACGACGAGGAGCTGCTGGCCTACCGGGTGTACGCCGCGTTCAGCGATCCCCGGCTGCCCCTCCAGTACAAGGCCCGCGTCGAGCCGGGCTTCGACGTCACCCCGCTGGAAGACCTGCACTCACGCTTCGACGACCTCTCCGCGCCGATGCAGGAGGCGCTCGGGATGTACCTGCTGCGTCCAGACGACCCGGGGAGCTGGCTCAACGCGCCCCTTCCCGACGCCCGGCTTCGCAGCATGGGGCGGCCTACCTGCAGGCCCAGCACGGACAGGTGGGACTCCCCTTCCAAGTCCTTCTCGAAGGTGAAGGTCTGGTACCAGTACACCGTCCCGGGACAGCGCGAGCAGGCTGTCCTCCTCGACGAGGCGATGGAAAAGGAGATCTGGCCGAAGCTGATGGCGCTGGGCCTCAAGGCGCCCCTCACCGACGAGGCCAACGCGGGCTGCAACGGAGGAAGCCCGCAGCTCGACATCTACCTGACCCCCAACATGGCCGGCCGGGGCCTGACCCTCCCGGACCAACTGGCCAACACGCAGGCACCCACCTACATCCTGCTGTGGGATGGGCTCACCGGTGACGACCTCAAGGCCGCGGCGACGCACGAGCTGATGCACGCCATCCAGTGGTCCTACAAGACGAAGGCCTGGCAGCGCGACTACGGATGGATCCGCGATGCGACCGCGAACTGGGCCATCGACCATGTGTATGGGCAGCAGCCGCAGCTGGAGCATGACTACGCCAACTGCTTCATGAGCAGCCCGGACCTGCCGCTGGAGGATCGCTCCGAGGGGCACTGCACCTCGGCGGCCGCGGGCAGCAAGGCGGCGCGCGACTATGGCGCCTATCTCTTCTTCCAGTTCCTGGCGAAGAAGCACGGCCCGAACGTCGTGGTGGCGGCGCTGGAGAAGCTGACCACGGAGACCTCCAGCCTCACCGCGGTGGACGCTGTCGTCCCCGGCAAGCTGGAGAAGGTCTGGCCGGAGTTCGCGAAGGTGCTCTGGAACCAGGCGCCCATCGACGCCAAGGCGGACTCCTTCGCGAAGTGGGACCAGCTCAAGGAGAAGGTGAAGTTCCACGCGATCAAGGGCGACCTGGCCGGCGCGCCCGAGCTCAAGGAAGACCTCCACGACGAGCTGAAGAACCTGTCCAGCCACTACGAGCACTTCACGTTCAGCGACCCGAACACCCGCTCGATGATCTTCCACAACGGGTGGTTCAAGAACATCACCGAGTCGAAGGAGCCGGTGAAGGTGCTCGCGCTCTGGAACGACGCGAGCGGGACGTGGCACGAGGAGGACTGGAGCAATTACGAATACGTGGGCCTCTGCCGCGACATGAAGTCGCAGCGGGCCCAGGACCTGATCATCATCACCAGCAACGCGAAGTTCGAGCCCAATGGCGGTGGGAGCCTGAAGGCGCAGAAGACGCCCTACCTCAAGCGCAGCAACGTGGGCTGCTGGAAGTACAAGGGCACCACGAAGGCGGTCCTGGTGGGGGTGGGCTGGTCGGGCGGGAGGCACCTCCTCGAGACGAACGTGGAGTTCCAGGTGCTGGGAGGCTTCGCGACCGCGGACTACGACCATCCGAACCTGCCGAACACGAAGCGGCTGGGCGCCTTCATGATCATGCCCCCCACCGGCGACTTCACGCTCGACATCGACTACACGTCCGGTGGGTGCCGGTACACGCACGGGCCCACGAAGTACTCGCTGATCGCCTCGGGCGGGGTGATGTTGATGAACCCCTTCAACGAATTGAAGTCACCGGATCCCGACACCCAGTGGTGGCTGTCGCACGCCTCACGCTCGTACACGTCGGCGCTCTCGGATGGACGCTTCGTGGATGTCGCCGTCAGCGGAGGCCCGGACTGCAGGGGGACGGTGAAGGATGTCCCAGGGAACATCCTCTTCACGGACGCGGGCTCCCCGCCGCTCGCCAAGCCCAATGGCGAGCTGTCCGGGACGTTCCCCTACTCCGACACCGTCTTCACCTGGACGTTGCAGCCGCAGACGGAACCCTGA
- a CDS encoding sigma-54-dependent transcriptional regulator, whose product MTPETPAQQPHVLLVDDDLQLAELMSMRMTSRGYRVTVEGEGKAALRRLSQERVDAMVLDLRLEDMDGMDVLRAARQRAPELSVIMLTAHGSIETAVQAMQEGAYGFLTKPFHDHELMQKLTHALERSVLRREVAELRRRMGEDGEPLLLGVSEAISRVREVIARIAPTDATVLLTGESGTGKELAARMLHVLSRRNAERFVAVNCGALPPELLESELFGHVKGAFSGAVREREGLFGAANGGTLFLDEIGEASPSVQVKLLRVLQEQRLTRVGADVEETVDVRVVAATNRDLSEEVAAKRFRQDLYFRLHVVPIELPPLRERLEDIPLLAQLFLERTANRYGLRPPRLAPATVELLQRYGWPGNVRELIHEMEAAVLLAGADELQPRHVPRLGQALERPPAEAPLLPGVPGGTEALPSLREARDAFERAYLAEAMRRSNGSVSAAARMAGRNRSDFYDLLKRHGLSAADFKETSEAGATRPAPRDP is encoded by the coding sequence TTGACGCCTGAAACCCCCGCCCAGCAGCCCCACGTGCTCCTGGTGGACGACGACCTCCAGCTCGCGGAGCTCATGTCCATGCGCATGACCTCCCGCGGCTACCGCGTGACCGTGGAGGGCGAGGGAAAGGCCGCCCTGCGCAGGCTCTCGCAGGAGCGCGTGGACGCGATGGTGCTCGACCTGCGCCTGGAGGACATGGATGGCATGGACGTGCTCCGGGCCGCGCGGCAGCGGGCGCCCGAGCTGTCCGTCATCATGCTCACCGCGCACGGCTCCATCGAGACCGCGGTGCAGGCCATGCAGGAGGGCGCCTACGGCTTCCTCACCAAGCCGTTCCACGACCACGAGCTCATGCAGAAGCTCACGCACGCGCTCGAGCGCTCGGTGCTGCGCCGGGAGGTGGCGGAGCTGCGGCGGCGCATGGGCGAGGACGGCGAGCCCCTGCTCCTGGGCGTCAGCGAGGCCATCTCGCGCGTGCGCGAGGTGATTGCCCGCATCGCCCCCACCGACGCCACCGTCCTGCTCACCGGCGAGAGCGGCACCGGCAAGGAGCTGGCGGCGCGGATGCTCCACGTGCTCTCGCGCCGCAACGCGGAGCGCTTCGTCGCCGTCAACTGCGGCGCGCTTCCGCCGGAGCTGCTGGAGAGCGAGCTGTTCGGACACGTGAAGGGCGCGTTCTCCGGCGCCGTGCGCGAGCGCGAGGGCCTGTTTGGCGCGGCCAACGGCGGCACGCTGTTCCTGGATGAGATTGGCGAGGCGTCCCCGTCCGTGCAGGTGAAGCTCTTGCGCGTGCTGCAGGAGCAGCGGCTCACGCGCGTGGGCGCGGACGTGGAGGAGACCGTGGACGTGCGGGTGGTCGCCGCCACCAACCGGGACCTCTCGGAGGAGGTGGCCGCGAAGCGCTTCCGTCAGGACCTCTACTTCCGGCTGCACGTGGTGCCCATCGAGCTGCCTCCCTTGCGCGAGCGGCTGGAGGACATCCCGCTGCTCGCGCAGCTCTTCCTGGAGCGCACGGCGAACCGCTATGGCCTGCGTCCGCCGCGGCTCGCGCCCGCGACGGTGGAGCTGCTGCAACGCTACGGCTGGCCCGGCAACGTCCGGGAGCTCATCCACGAGATGGAGGCCGCGGTGCTGCTGGCCGGCGCGGACGAGCTGCAACCGCGACACGTGCCCCGCCTGGGTCAGGCGCTGGAGCGCCCTCCGGCCGAGGCCCCGCTGCTGCCGGGCGTTCCCGGTGGGACGGAGGCCTTGCCCTCGCTGCGCGAGGCGCGCGATGCCTTCGAGCGCGCCTACCTCGCGGAGGCCATGCGCCGCAGCAACGGCAGCGTCAGCGCCGCGGCCCGGATGGCCGGGCGCAACCGGAGCGACTTCTACGACCTGCTCAAGCGGCACGGCCTGTCCGCCGCTGACTTCAAGGAAACGTCCGAGGCCGGGGCCACGCGTCCGGCACCGCGCGACCCTTGA
- a CDS encoding type VI immunity family protein produces MKEAPPSIQLRDKGGWLAAQDGLVISFYLNTSPEEVAPAIWRSLQRYLQVIPPKTLNWYVSDEGDMAPLDDMGWEQIRQYLLEPPWNGAWAIELSESPSEAGSYQFEYYGRRPGDPLYKDPTTSVSFAFPTQDLREHGALRMRALALELAEELPFNFGYVSPAIVSPHGYWSSGDGHLLEALLNRYPSLDLYHASTYSSLIGTQALSPTWLTFLGQPLLGQMGGIDALRNALSFPEVSLLPMDGDRVLVTLDEWPALIDTEREAIPPQYRALARLMEPFLFQYKSEELLPYQQDMNRRIRRFL; encoded by the coding sequence ATGAAGGAAGCCCCTCCCTCCATTCAGCTTCGAGACAAAGGTGGTTGGCTGGCCGCGCAGGACGGCCTCGTCATCTCCTTCTACCTCAACACCTCCCCTGAAGAAGTCGCGCCTGCCATCTGGCGCTCCCTCCAGCGCTATCTCCAGGTCATCCCGCCCAAAACCTTGAATTGGTACGTCTCGGACGAGGGAGACATGGCCCCATTGGATGATATGGGCTGGGAGCAGATCCGTCAGTACCTGCTTGAACCTCCATGGAACGGCGCCTGGGCGATCGAGTTGTCGGAGAGCCCTAGCGAGGCGGGAAGCTACCAGTTCGAGTACTATGGGCGGCGGCCAGGCGATCCCCTCTACAAGGATCCGACCACATCCGTTTCATTCGCATTCCCGACCCAGGACCTGCGGGAACATGGCGCACTCCGGATGCGCGCATTGGCCCTTGAGCTGGCGGAGGAATTGCCTTTCAACTTCGGATACGTCAGTCCCGCCATTGTCTCGCCCCATGGCTACTGGTCTTCGGGGGATGGGCACCTTCTCGAGGCGCTCCTCAATCGATACCCCAGTCTGGACCTCTACCACGCCAGCACCTATAGCTCGCTCATCGGTACGCAGGCGCTGAGTCCCACATGGCTTACCTTTCTGGGTCAGCCCCTGTTGGGACAAATGGGTGGCATCGACGCGCTCCGGAACGCGCTTTCCTTTCCGGAGGTCTCCCTGCTCCCCATGGACGGGGACCGTGTTCTCGTCACCCTGGACGAATGGCCAGCGCTCATCGACACAGAGCGGGAGGCCATCCCTCCCCAGTATCGCGCGCTGGCACGCCTGATGGAGCCCTTCCTCTTCCAGTACAAAAGCGAAGAGCTCCTTCCCTACCAGCAGGACATGAACCGACGGATCCGCAGATTCCTCTAA
- a CDS encoding porin: MSAISAAPLATLGALLLAASPARAQATEPEKPPEPPSVQLSEEGYVFSTADKAFVLKVRGQLQGDGRFYVADSDRSGTNTFLIRRLRPFLDGTLFGFVDFRLMPDFGYTQPLIQDAYIDLRPVEWLRLRAGRFKTPFGLELLQANTDVPFIERSLTFDLVPVRDAGLQLHGDIAGGRLHYAFAVVNGDPDGASIDVNTDDSFDLVARVFAQPFKGDTSSALQGLGLGVAVSRGLQFGTPSATPANTGLVPQRSTGQEIIFSYLNNGTTGPTTIANGEHVRLSPQGHFYWGPVGLLAEYVLSSQEVSVGDQRARLRHHAWQAYASYVLGGDASFTGPKPHRPFDPKTGKGGALELSVRYQGLDLDDDAFPLFADPARSVSRARGFGVATLFALNRRVRVSLNYHRTGYEGGAPDGGDREAENVVLSRFQVAF; encoded by the coding sequence GTGTCCGCCATCTCCGCCGCCCCTCTCGCCACCCTGGGGGCGCTGCTGCTCGCCGCGTCCCCGGCCCGCGCCCAGGCGACCGAGCCCGAAAAGCCCCCGGAGCCTCCCAGCGTCCAGCTCTCCGAGGAGGGCTACGTCTTCTCCACCGCCGACAAGGCCTTCGTGCTGAAGGTCCGTGGGCAGCTCCAGGGGGACGGCCGCTTCTACGTGGCGGACTCGGACCGGAGCGGCACCAACACGTTCCTCATCCGGCGCCTGCGCCCCTTCCTGGACGGGACGCTGTTCGGCTTCGTGGACTTCCGCCTCATGCCGGACTTCGGTTACACGCAGCCGCTCATCCAGGACGCGTACATCGACCTGCGCCCCGTGGAGTGGCTCCGTCTGCGCGCCGGCCGCTTCAAGACGCCTTTCGGGCTGGAGCTGCTCCAGGCCAACACGGACGTTCCCTTCATCGAACGCTCGCTCACCTTCGACCTGGTCCCCGTCCGCGACGCGGGCCTTCAGTTGCACGGCGACATCGCCGGCGGGCGGCTCCACTACGCGTTCGCGGTGGTCAACGGCGATCCCGACGGCGCCAGCATCGACGTCAACACCGACGACAGCTTCGACCTGGTGGCCCGCGTCTTCGCCCAGCCCTTCAAGGGCGACACGTCCTCCGCGCTCCAGGGCCTGGGCCTGGGCGTCGCCGTCTCCCGGGGCCTCCAGTTCGGCACGCCCTCCGCCACCCCGGCCAACACCGGCCTGGTGCCCCAGCGCAGCACCGGCCAGGAGATCATCTTCAGCTACCTGAACAACGGCACCACCGGACCGACCACCATCGCGAACGGAGAGCACGTGCGGCTCTCGCCCCAGGGCCACTTCTACTGGGGCCCGGTGGGGCTGCTCGCGGAGTACGTCCTGTCGTCACAGGAGGTGAGCGTCGGGGATCAGCGTGCGCGCCTGCGCCACCACGCGTGGCAGGCGTATGCGTCGTATGTGCTGGGCGGGGACGCGTCCTTCACGGGCCCCAAGCCTCACCGGCCGTTCGACCCCAAGACGGGCAAGGGCGGCGCGCTGGAGCTCTCCGTGCGCTACCAGGGCCTGGACCTGGACGACGACGCGTTCCCCCTCTTCGCGGACCCGGCCCGCTCCGTGAGCCGGGCCCGGGGCTTCGGCGTCGCCACGCTCTTCGCCCTCAACCGGCGCGTGCGCGTCTCCCTGAACTACCACCGCACGGGCTACGAGGGTGGGGCTCCGGACGGTGGCGACCGGGAAGCGGAGAACGTCGTGCTGTCCCGCTTCCAGGTCGCGTTCTAG
- a CDS encoding HAMP domain-containing sensor histidine kinase — translation MLVLRLRARLLLSYAVVTALLVAAFSQMAVGLMHTHEVVASVGQEELASFEREQRVYVAAWALELAVRRGVVACEQNDGSAASVHRAVADARKDLQKALGEGTTQLDASFRASAQDYVQYALQLEQAGTCESMVSFPLRERRLQLDEVLTTVWSERTRDMRLAIQAKEDHARSIGSAALRSGGLFGLLGIVAAGVLALSQARAVSNSVALLSTHARRIGQGDFSPLPPLRGPEELRALSLDLDRMRGRLAELDQLKSAFVASVSHDLRTPLARVREALSLLGDGSTGPLTPQQSRVVKLAQAACEREIRMVTSVLDLSRVQSGQPLQRNAGASVEQIVQNVLQDLAFEADERKVQLVYEPAAKPVRAPMDTALVERALSNLVSNAIAVSSAGKTVRISCELVSRKRPGAATSVSAVQLSVADQGPGVPAHAREWIFRPFASLEVGGRRSTGLGLTIAREMITAHGGQLSLAETSGPGATFIFWIPLEDPTSPGGRLDA, via the coding sequence ATGTTGGTGCTTCGACTGCGCGCCCGGCTCCTGTTGTCCTACGCGGTGGTCACCGCGCTGCTGGTGGCGGCGTTCTCACAGATGGCCGTGGGCCTCATGCACACCCACGAGGTGGTGGCGAGCGTGGGCCAGGAAGAGCTCGCGTCCTTCGAGCGCGAGCAGCGCGTGTACGTCGCGGCCTGGGCGCTGGAGCTCGCGGTGCGCCGTGGCGTGGTGGCCTGCGAGCAGAATGACGGCAGCGCGGCCTCCGTACACCGCGCCGTCGCCGATGCACGCAAGGACCTCCAGAAGGCGCTCGGAGAGGGCACGACGCAGCTCGACGCCAGCTTCCGCGCGAGCGCCCAGGACTACGTGCAGTACGCCCTGCAGCTGGAGCAGGCCGGCACCTGTGAGTCGATGGTGTCGTTCCCCCTGCGGGAGCGACGGCTCCAGCTGGATGAGGTCCTCACCACGGTGTGGTCCGAGCGCACGCGGGACATGCGCCTGGCCATCCAGGCGAAGGAGGACCACGCGCGGTCCATCGGATCGGCGGCGCTGCGCTCGGGCGGGCTCTTCGGCCTGCTGGGCATCGTCGCCGCGGGCGTGCTCGCCCTGTCGCAGGCGCGCGCGGTGTCGAACTCGGTGGCGCTGCTCTCCACGCATGCGCGCCGCATCGGTCAGGGGGACTTCAGCCCGCTGCCCCCACTGCGCGGGCCCGAGGAGCTGCGCGCGCTGTCGCTGGACCTGGACCGCATGCGCGGGCGCCTGGCGGAGCTGGATCAGCTCAAGAGCGCGTTCGTGGCCTCGGTGTCCCACGACCTGCGCACGCCGCTGGCCCGCGTGCGCGAGGCCCTGTCGCTCCTGGGCGATGGCAGCACGGGCCCCCTGACGCCGCAGCAGTCCCGCGTGGTGAAGCTCGCCCAGGCGGCGTGCGAGCGGGAGATCCGCATGGTGACCTCCGTGCTGGACCTGTCGCGCGTGCAGTCCGGCCAGCCGCTGCAGCGCAACGCCGGGGCCTCGGTGGAGCAGATCGTCCAGAACGTCCTCCAGGACCTCGCCTTCGAAGCGGACGAGCGCAAGGTCCAGCTGGTGTACGAACCCGCAGCGAAGCCCGTGCGCGCGCCCATGGACACCGCCCTGGTCGAGCGCGCCCTGTCCAACCTGGTGAGCAACGCCATCGCCGTCTCCAGCGCGGGCAAGACGGTGCGCATCTCGTGTGAGCTGGTGAGCCGCAAGCGCCCTGGCGCCGCCACTTCCGTGTCCGCGGTCCAGCTGTCCGTCGCGGACCAGGGCCCGGGGGTGCCCGCGCACGCGCGCGAGTGGATCTTCCGTCCCTTCGCGAGCCTGGAGGTCGGCGGGCGCCGCAGCACGGGGCTGGGACTGACCATCGCGCGTGAGATGATCACCGCGCACGGCGGCCAGCTGTCGCTCGCGGAGACGTCCGGGCCCGGAGCCACCTTCATCTTCTGGATTCCCCTCGAGGACCCCACGTCCCCTGGAGGCCGCCTTGACGCCTGA